Proteins encoded together in one Shewanella oneidensis MR-1 window:
- the rluB gene encoding 23S rRNA pseudouridine(2605) synthase RluB → MSEKLQKVLARAGHGSRREMEAWIAAGRVSIDGVIANLGDRIEADAKVRIDGRAISLKSADDVICRVLAYHKPEGEICSRKDPEGRPTVFDRLPKVRDSRWVAVGRLDINTSGLLLFTSDGELANRLMHPSNEVEREYAVRTFGEVPEAAVQRLRTGVMLEDGMAQFDAIKAAGGEGMNQWWHVCLREGRNREVRRLWESQEVQVSRLIRVRYGMVELPKSLPRGGWIELPIEQVNYLRQLAGLEPETRTMLAADKHSVARAQVKSAKIRRAVRKHKVTATPKAKPTRQRS, encoded by the coding sequence ATGAGTGAAAAATTGCAGAAAGTCTTGGCCCGTGCAGGCCATGGCTCCCGTCGTGAGATGGAGGCATGGATTGCTGCAGGCCGAGTTAGTATTGATGGCGTGATTGCCAATCTTGGCGATCGGATCGAAGCCGATGCAAAAGTACGTATCGATGGTCGAGCCATATCGCTTAAGTCCGCCGACGATGTGATTTGCCGCGTGCTGGCCTATCACAAACCCGAAGGTGAGATTTGTAGCCGTAAAGACCCTGAAGGTCGCCCAACTGTGTTTGACCGTTTGCCTAAAGTGCGTGATTCGCGCTGGGTTGCGGTAGGCCGTCTGGATATCAACACTTCAGGCCTATTGCTGTTTACCTCTGATGGTGAATTGGCAAACCGTTTGATGCATCCGTCTAACGAAGTTGAACGTGAATACGCAGTGCGTACCTTTGGTGAAGTGCCAGAGGCTGCGGTACAACGTCTGCGAACTGGCGTAATGTTAGAAGATGGTATGGCGCAATTTGATGCCATTAAAGCTGCGGGTGGTGAAGGCATGAACCAATGGTGGCACGTGTGTTTACGTGAAGGTCGTAACCGCGAAGTACGCCGTTTATGGGAATCACAAGAGGTGCAGGTTAGCCGTCTTATCCGTGTGCGCTACGGTATGGTGGAATTACCTAAATCCTTACCTCGTGGTGGCTGGATTGAATTGCCGATAGAACAAGTTAACTATCTGCGTCAACTGGCGGGCCTTGAGCCTGAAACTCGCACTATGCTGGCTGCTGATAAACACAGCGTGGCCCGTGCACAGGTGAAGAGCGCTAAAATTCGCCGCGCGGTGCGTAAGCATAAAGTCACAGCAACGCCTAAAGCTAAGCCGACACGTCAGCGCAGTTAA
- a CDS encoding AraC family transcriptional regulator: protein MLQRVDYKTNLMVGDQTYPAFELRNILDFIASHLGDKALEQVCAHIGIGRAELTHCQFVYVWQVEYAMEFLRLQGGDPDIGTKLGLSYRVNSLDVLLPHLAELTSLQACLQFVINHPSLVGSFTDSLIRLEDESVCIRWLNTGRIDKEQYGFQFLHSIGSLLGLARELTGAEIRLTQINLAEPVRDGSFLSVATGAKVQFNCEYYEWSISLNYLALDINYPFPEGTEITSLVSTTSLIETVLKAIRAQFPDVPHLDEMAAQLHMSDRSFRRRLAQLGSSYQRLVDQVRCQRAVELILANELDIEAIAESLGYSDVSHFRQSFKHWIGHPPGYFSRLNSGQRGDANKDKLTITS, encoded by the coding sequence ATGTTACAGCGCGTCGATTACAAGACGAACCTGATGGTAGGTGACCAAACCTACCCTGCATTCGAGCTACGTAATATTCTCGATTTTATTGCCTCGCATTTAGGTGATAAGGCTCTTGAGCAAGTGTGTGCACATATAGGTATTGGACGAGCAGAGCTCACTCATTGCCAGTTTGTGTATGTATGGCAGGTGGAATATGCAATGGAGTTTTTACGTTTACAGGGTGGCGATCCCGATATTGGTACAAAATTAGGGCTGAGTTACCGGGTGAATAGTTTAGATGTCTTATTGCCTCATCTTGCCGAGCTTACCTCATTGCAAGCCTGCTTACAGTTTGTGATTAATCACCCGAGTTTGGTTGGCAGCTTTACTGATTCTCTGATACGCCTAGAAGATGAAAGTGTTTGCATTCGTTGGCTCAATACGGGTCGTATTGATAAAGAACAATATGGTTTTCAGTTCCTCCACAGTATAGGTTCGTTGTTGGGATTGGCGAGGGAGTTAACTGGGGCGGAAATACGCCTGACTCAAATTAATTTAGCCGAGCCCGTACGGGATGGCAGTTTTTTATCGGTGGCAACGGGCGCTAAAGTACAATTTAATTGTGAATATTACGAGTGGAGTATTTCCCTTAATTATCTAGCTCTTGACATCAATTATCCTTTCCCAGAAGGGACTGAGATAACATCTTTAGTCTCTACCACTTCTTTAATTGAAACTGTGCTGAAGGCGATCCGTGCTCAGTTTCCCGATGTGCCACATTTAGATGAAATGGCGGCTCAACTGCATATGAGCGATCGCAGTTTTCGACGAAGGCTCGCGCAATTGGGATCGAGCTATCAGCGTTTAGTCGATCAGGTGCGTTGTCAGCGGGCGGTTGAGTTGATTTTAGCCAATGAGCTAGATATTGAAGCGATTGCTGAAAGCCTAGGTTACAGCGACGTGAGTCATTTTCGTCAATCCTTTAAGCATTGGATAGGCCATCCTCCTGGATATTTTAGCCGACTTAATAGCGGTCAAAGGGGAGATGCAAACAAAGATAAACTGACCATAACAAGTTGA
- a CDS encoding sialidase family protein gives MELVSVKRIWEQGEHNAFTDLVLYQGTLFCVFREGSAHVSPDGALRILRSHDAGETWQSVALLTSAHADLRDGKLIEFRGELLLLGGGTQHDKSGLQSYLWRSKDGVHWSEPQAVADKGYWLWRLTEHQDALYGVGYRAGPDGDTRLYKSDDSVEFTPWMPVFNNQGYVNESSLVFHQGSCFCLLRRDPVWSDEFLGLLGHSLSPFKQWTWQTLDKRIGGPVLFVYQSRLMAVVRLYEGDIRTALVEINQDTGQLHEWLTLPSQGDTSYAGIVLDGDDLLVSYYSSHEQAMVSDLERSDTQDDKAQDKFKTMIYFAKIKLGQN, from the coding sequence ATGGAGCTAGTATCAGTCAAGCGAATTTGGGAGCAAGGTGAGCATAATGCCTTTACCGATCTGGTGTTATACCAAGGGACATTATTTTGTGTGTTTCGAGAAGGCTCAGCCCACGTGTCTCCCGATGGTGCATTACGTATTCTTCGCTCCCATGATGCAGGGGAAACTTGGCAAAGTGTGGCGCTGCTGACTTCGGCTCATGCTGATTTACGGGATGGCAAATTAATTGAATTTCGAGGTGAGTTGTTGCTATTGGGTGGCGGTACTCAGCACGATAAATCAGGTTTACAGTCCTATCTTTGGCGCTCAAAGGATGGCGTACATTGGTCCGAACCACAGGCGGTAGCTGATAAAGGTTACTGGTTATGGCGTTTAACTGAGCATCAAGATGCACTCTATGGTGTGGGGTATCGAGCGGGGCCTGATGGGGATACACGCTTATATAAAAGTGATGACAGTGTCGAATTTACGCCTTGGATGCCTGTTTTTAACAATCAGGGCTACGTGAATGAAAGTTCGCTTGTATTTCACCAGGGGAGTTGTTTTTGTTTATTAAGGCGCGATCCCGTGTGGAGTGACGAGTTTTTAGGTTTACTGGGTCACAGCTTGTCACCTTTCAAGCAATGGACTTGGCAAACACTCGATAAACGTATCGGTGGGCCAGTGCTGTTTGTCTATCAATCCCGTTTGATGGCGGTAGTGCGTTTATATGAAGGCGATATCCGCACTGCACTGGTCGAGATTAACCAGGATACAGGCCAGCTCCATGAGTGGCTGACGTTACCTTCCCAAGGGGACACCAGTTATGCAGGTATTGTGCTTGATGGTGACGATCTTTTAGTCAGTTATTACTCCAGCCATGAGCAGGCAATGGTTTCTGATTTGGAGAGAAGTGATACTCAGGACGATAAAGCGCAAGATAAGTTTAAAACCATGATTTACTTTGCCAAAATCAAGCTTGGTCAGAATTAA
- a CDS encoding VolA/Pla-1 family phospholipase: MKRLILCVAIASALGLTGCGEDSYNELKDKTEPLIPESHMVFDPATSKVPLPNDLLFSGTKDGTLSIPGESSGNYTDPQIALGALDGWSTTSPISIDIDLAKNHDGTQLSLLAASVAQPGAVRMFEATVGGALSSDPECKAKPSVSACKVGAELKFGVDFVSTASGSKVVILPLKPLKAGQSYIYATTNLIQDSEGRGIASSTTYGTLKMDINTLPLETPDQLMLQTLINSYEKGIAAAHNVDTSTISYSGLFTTQSVANVYETTKLLMAQGAPYAPSFAQMPTPTGVTVAQAAGLTPTDGAAYVVSSLADVYTAKIKLPIYGECSSVSCLSAEGKPLINGRWKAQGDSPVSVLLALQAGTLSQTNFGMQAVANGITNPADALANPSLMAGKTWLLDDGTAVDKTKHLTKFNPIPAVKGYETVSVLISMPNATKLAAFYQQQGLTFTPPTSGWPTTIALHGLGGGKEMSLAYAGSYAAMGVATVAIDMPLHGARSFDANGDGIYEVSATDPSFGEVIGTPDAFKNGNPLVFVNISSTLSVRDNFRQATMDHLGVRLALSGLAQGLAQASKPQIFDVTKISAQGLSLGGIVGTDFATYASTGMKNPSTGEALPNPYAINAASLVAPAGGLAGSFAGSATFGPVLFNNVTASATFKALVDKANTAGYEPGSPEYAALVQAVYAQFIPTFAFAVQTAVDSADPINHAAMLKATKLPVHLIEVAGDGNGNLPDQVLPNRVDNFPLSGTEPLISAMGLPCVDATTKGTGAVRFAKGHHSSIVDPSEKSSTDGMAGAATVEMQTQVATYASTAGKGEATIFVTDPSVIATCPN, from the coding sequence ATGAAAAGACTCATTTTGTGTGTTGCGATTGCATCAGCACTGGGCCTCACAGGATGTGGCGAGGACAGTTATAACGAACTCAAGGATAAGACAGAGCCGCTCATCCCTGAATCCCATATGGTGTTCGACCCAGCGACTTCTAAAGTGCCTTTACCTAATGATCTACTGTTTAGTGGCACTAAGGATGGTACTTTGTCTATTCCGGGTGAAAGCTCGGGGAATTATACCGATCCACAGATTGCACTGGGTGCATTAGATGGTTGGTCGACGACGTCACCTATTTCAATTGATATCGATTTAGCAAAAAATCATGATGGTACCCAACTTAGCTTGCTTGCAGCATCTGTAGCACAACCAGGTGCGGTGAGAATGTTTGAGGCTACCGTGGGGGGCGCCTTGTCCTCTGATCCTGAGTGTAAAGCCAAACCGTCAGTATCGGCTTGTAAGGTCGGTGCAGAGCTTAAGTTTGGCGTCGATTTTGTGTCAACTGCATCGGGTTCAAAAGTCGTTATTCTTCCCCTAAAACCCCTTAAGGCTGGTCAATCTTATATTTATGCGACAACCAATTTGATCCAAGACTCTGAGGGACGCGGCATTGCCTCTTCGACAACCTATGGTACGTTGAAGATGGATATCAATACGTTACCCCTAGAAACGCCAGATCAGCTGATGTTGCAAACCTTAATCAACAGTTATGAAAAGGGCATTGCTGCGGCCCATAATGTTGATACTTCAACCATTTCCTATTCAGGCTTGTTTACCACTCAATCGGTAGCAAACGTCTATGAAACCACAAAGCTGTTGATGGCGCAGGGTGCTCCTTATGCGCCTAGTTTTGCGCAAATGCCGACGCCTACAGGGGTTACAGTGGCACAGGCAGCAGGATTGACACCTACAGATGGTGCTGCTTATGTGGTTTCAAGTTTAGCGGATGTGTATACCGCGAAAATTAAACTGCCGATTTACGGCGAGTGTTCTTCAGTGAGTTGTTTATCTGCTGAAGGTAAACCATTAATCAATGGTCGCTGGAAGGCCCAAGGCGATAGCCCTGTGTCAGTGTTATTAGCACTACAAGCGGGTACCTTGAGTCAGACCAATTTTGGTATGCAAGCTGTTGCCAATGGTATTACTAACCCAGCCGATGCGTTAGCCAATCCCTCGTTAATGGCGGGTAAAACTTGGTTGTTAGACGATGGCACCGCGGTTGATAAAACCAAACATCTAACCAAATTTAACCCTATTCCAGCGGTTAAAGGCTACGAAACGGTTTCTGTGCTGATTTCTATGCCTAATGCGACCAAATTAGCGGCCTTCTATCAGCAGCAAGGTTTGACCTTTACGCCGCCGACGTCAGGCTGGCCAACCACAATTGCACTGCATGGATTAGGTGGCGGTAAGGAAATGTCTTTAGCCTATGCGGGTTCCTATGCCGCTATGGGTGTTGCTACTGTGGCTATCGATATGCCTTTACATGGTGCACGTTCATTTGATGCCAATGGTGATGGTATTTATGAAGTTTCGGCAACCGATCCTTCCTTCGGCGAGGTTATTGGTACACCCGATGCCTTTAAAAATGGTAATCCATTGGTATTTGTGAATATCTCAAGCACGCTGTCCGTGCGCGATAACTTCCGTCAAGCGACCATGGATCACCTAGGCGTGCGTTTAGCCCTAAGCGGATTAGCACAGGGGCTTGCACAGGCTAGTAAACCACAAATTTTTGATGTCACTAAGATTAGCGCGCAGGGCTTAAGCTTAGGTGGCATTGTAGGAACTGACTTTGCGACTTACGCGAGCACGGGTATGAAAAATCCAAGTACGGGCGAAGCGTTACCTAATCCATATGCGATTAATGCGGCCTCTTTGGTTGCCCCTGCGGGTGGTTTAGCAGGTTCTTTCGCGGGTTCTGCCACCTTCGGTCCAGTACTCTTTAATAACGTAACGGCCTCTGCGACGTTCAAAGCCTTAGTGGATAAAGCCAATACCGCGGGATACGAGCCAGGCAGTCCGGAATATGCGGCATTAGTACAAGCGGTGTACGCGCAGTTTATTCCTACCTTTGCCTTTGCGGTCCAAACAGCGGTGGACTCGGCTGACCCAATCAACCATGCAGCTATGTTAAAAGCGACCAAATTACCAGTGCATTTAATTGAAGTTGCAGGTGATGGTAACGGAAACTTGCCAGACCAAGTGCTACCAAATCGCGTGGATAACTTCCCATTGTCGGGCACTGAGCCACTGATCTCTGCAATGGGCTTACCTTGTGTTGATGCAACGACGAAAGGCACTGGTGCCGTGCGTTTTGCTAAAGGTCACCACAGCTCCATTGTTGACCCAAGCGAGAAGAGTTCTACGGACGGTATGGCAGGGGCTGCGACTGTTGAAATGCAAACCCAAGTAGCGACCTATGCATCGACTGCGGGTAAAGGTGAAGCGACTATTTTCGTCACCGATCCAAGCGTGATAGCAACCTGTCCGAACTAA
- the sohB gene encoding protease SohB, whose amino-acid sequence MEFLYEYGMFLAKAVTIVVAIVAVIIVVLASTVKHKSDKGELRITNFSEELEELKHSLKEELLTKKQFKAYEKQLKAEEKAKEKADEGESKGKVFVVDFKGSIDAAEVASLREEISAILTIAEKGDEVVVNVESGGGMVHGYGLASSQLDRLRQADIPLTVCVDKVAASGGYMMACVANKVYAAPFAIVGSIGVVAQLPNFNRLLKKHEIDYEQHTAGDFKRTLTVFGENTDEGRQKFQQELEETHVLFKAFVSKYRPQLDLAKVATGEHWYGQQAIELGLIDAISTSDDVLMHLAGERTVYKLRYQVRKKLADKIAHGASLSVNAIFNRLVEKNRPV is encoded by the coding sequence TTGGAATTTCTATACGAATATGGCATGTTTTTAGCGAAAGCCGTGACGATCGTTGTGGCGATTGTTGCAGTGATTATTGTGGTCTTGGCGTCCACAGTAAAACACAAATCGGATAAGGGTGAGTTAAGGATCACCAATTTTTCTGAAGAATTGGAAGAGCTAAAGCATAGCTTGAAGGAAGAACTGTTGACTAAAAAGCAGTTTAAAGCCTATGAAAAGCAACTCAAAGCAGAAGAGAAGGCGAAGGAAAAGGCAGACGAGGGAGAGAGCAAAGGAAAGGTTTTTGTTGTTGATTTTAAAGGCAGTATTGATGCCGCTGAGGTTGCCTCACTGCGTGAGGAAATTAGCGCAATTTTAACCATTGCTGAAAAGGGCGACGAAGTTGTCGTTAATGTCGAGAGTGGTGGCGGAATGGTGCATGGCTATGGTCTTGCGTCGAGCCAGCTTGACCGTTTACGTCAGGCTGATATTCCTTTAACGGTTTGCGTGGATAAAGTTGCTGCCAGCGGTGGTTACATGATGGCCTGTGTGGCCAATAAAGTGTATGCCGCGCCATTTGCTATAGTTGGTTCTATCGGTGTTGTTGCCCAGTTACCTAACTTCAACCGTTTATTGAAAAAACACGAAATCGATTATGAGCAACATACTGCAGGTGACTTTAAACGCACTTTGACCGTATTTGGTGAAAACACTGACGAGGGCAGACAGAAGTTTCAACAGGAGCTGGAAGAAACCCATGTGCTGTTTAAAGCTTTTGTGAGTAAGTATCGCCCTCAACTCGATTTGGCTAAGGTGGCCACGGGTGAGCATTGGTATGGTCAACAGGCGATTGAACTGGGCCTTATCGATGCGATTTCAACCAGTGATGATGTGTTAATGCATTTAGCTGGCGAACGTACCGTGTATAAGCTGCGTTACCAGGTGCGCAAAAAACTAGCTGATAAAATCGCCCATGGTGCTTCGCTTTCTGTTAATGCCATTTTTAATCGTCTGGTAGAGAAAAATCGTCCTGTGTAG
- a CDS encoding YciK family oxidoreductase, with protein MLEYQAAKDLLKGKTILVTGAGAGIGRAAAIEFAKHGATVILLGKTVKKLEAVYDVIELAGYPTPAIVPLDLKGATEQNYRDMADTISEQFGHLDGLLHNASLLGALGPFEHIDIPSLEDVLKVNVTAQVMLTKALLPVLRQAPNASIIFTSSSVGRQGRAYWGPYAFSKFATEGMMQVLAHECDGTSVRVNSINPGATRTEMRAKAYPAENPFDLKTPEEIMPTYLYLMGQDSSEINGQQFNAQ; from the coding sequence ATGTTGGAATATCAAGCAGCAAAAGATTTACTCAAAGGTAAAACAATTCTGGTCACTGGCGCAGGAGCTGGCATTGGTCGTGCGGCAGCTATCGAATTTGCCAAGCACGGTGCCACCGTGATTTTACTCGGTAAAACGGTCAAAAAACTCGAAGCCGTTTACGATGTTATCGAGCTAGCGGGTTATCCGACACCAGCCATTGTGCCGCTGGATTTAAAGGGGGCAACCGAACAGAACTACCGCGATATGGCTGACACAATCAGCGAACAGTTCGGCCATTTAGATGGTTTACTGCATAATGCCAGCTTACTTGGCGCCCTAGGTCCGTTTGAACATATTGATATTCCTTCGCTTGAAGATGTTCTTAAAGTCAATGTCACCGCGCAAGTGATGTTGACCAAGGCATTACTGCCTGTGCTGCGTCAAGCCCCTAACGCCTCGATTATCTTTACCTCAAGCAGTGTCGGTCGTCAGGGCCGCGCCTACTGGGGCCCTTATGCCTTCTCAAAATTTGCTACCGAAGGCATGATGCAGGTACTCGCCCACGAATGCGATGGTACTTCAGTACGCGTTAACAGCATCAACCCAGGAGCAACGCGCACTGAAATGCGTGCCAAGGCCTATCCAGCTGAAAATCCATTCGATTTGAAAACACCTGAAGAGATTATGCCAACCTATCTGTATTTGATGGGACAGGATTCTAGCGAGATTAATGGTCAACAATTTAACGCCCAATAA